The Thalassotalea psychrophila genome window below encodes:
- the rpoS gene encoding RNA polymerase sigma factor RpoS — protein sequence MVKVKEPAVVASKVSADSEKNGKKTVEESSSNLDATQMYLGEIGSSPLLTAKEEVYFSRKALKGCEASRARMIESNLRLVVKIARRYNNRGLPLLDLIEEGNLGLIRAVEKFDPERGFRFSTYATWWIRQTIERAIMNQTRTIRLPIHVVKELNVYLRAARELIQKLDHEPTAEEIATKLDVPVADVSKMLKLNERITSVDTPFGGESDKALLDVIADEKSQGPESDLQDNDIKQNIVHWLNELNSKQREVLARRFGLMGYEPATLEDVGHEIGLTRERVRQIQVEALKRLRDILSTQNLSIEALFQA from the coding sequence ATGGTAAAAGTTAAAGAACCTGCAGTTGTAGCATCAAAAGTATCTGCAGACAGTGAAAAAAATGGAAAAAAAACTGTAGAAGAATCTTCATCAAATTTAGATGCCACACAAATGTATCTAGGTGAGATTGGCTCTTCACCCCTTTTAACTGCTAAAGAAGAAGTATATTTTTCGCGTAAAGCGCTGAAAGGTTGCGAGGCATCTAGAGCACGAATGATAGAAAGTAACCTGAGACTGGTTGTTAAGATTGCACGAAGATACAATAATCGCGGCCTGCCATTATTAGATTTAATCGAAGAAGGTAACCTAGGACTGATTCGCGCGGTTGAAAAATTTGACCCTGAACGTGGTTTCCGTTTCTCTACCTATGCAACTTGGTGGATCCGTCAAACAATTGAACGGGCTATCATGAATCAAACCCGTACCATTCGCCTACCTATTCATGTAGTTAAAGAACTTAATGTATATTTGCGTGCTGCACGTGAACTTATTCAAAAGCTTGATCATGAACCTACAGCTGAAGAAATAGCAACAAAATTAGACGTACCTGTAGCTGACGTGAGTAAAATGCTGAAACTTAATGAGCGTATTACTTCTGTTGATACACCATTTGGTGGTGAATCAGATAAAGCGTTATTAGATGTTATTGCTGATGAAAAAAGCCAAGGTCCAGAATCTGACTTACAAGATAACGATATTAAGCAAAATATTGTGCATTGGTTAAACGAATTAAATTCAAAACAACGTGAAGTGTTAGCAAGGCGTTTTGGTTTAATGGGTTATGAACCGGCAACACTTGAAGATGTAGGCCATGAAATTGGTTTGACCCGTGAACGAGTTAGACAAATTCAAGTAGAAGCGTTAAAGCGCTTACGCGATATATTATCTACCCAAAACCTATCGATTGAAGCGTTATTCCAGGCCTAA
- a CDS encoding peptidoglycan DD-metalloendopeptidase family protein, which translates to MVLSTMTMLLSCADRTRPAPVVNLSGSLVTTPTNKNTLTGNQHKVKSGETLYSIAWRSGKDVRTIAQLNRLPAPYKIYPGQILKLQGKVHKTTSSSSTTSKSNVKTSQKEQKSSLKVVANQKTQEYGESSAGNFTDVKVPSLTQKVKRWIWPVNGRVISSFSNSPQGNKGIDISGNKGKPIKAAADGLIVYAGNALRGYGNLIIIKHNDDYLSAYAHNDTLRVKEQQTIKAGTVIATMGNTGTDKTMLHFEIRFRGKSVNPQRYLPRNK; encoded by the coding sequence ATGGTATTATCAACCATGACAATGTTGCTCAGCTGTGCCGATAGAACGAGACCAGCTCCTGTTGTGAACCTTTCAGGCTCTTTAGTAACAACACCAACCAATAAAAATACTTTGACCGGCAATCAACACAAAGTTAAATCTGGAGAAACTTTGTATTCGATTGCTTGGCGTTCAGGTAAAGATGTAAGAACAATAGCGCAACTAAATCGCTTGCCTGCTCCCTATAAAATTTATCCAGGGCAAATATTAAAATTACAGGGAAAAGTGCATAAAACCACTAGCTCAAGCTCAACCACAAGTAAATCAAATGTTAAAACTAGTCAAAAAGAGCAAAAAAGTAGTCTAAAAGTTGTTGCAAATCAAAAAACACAAGAGTATGGTGAATCTAGTGCTGGGAATTTCACTGATGTAAAAGTACCTTCCCTCACTCAGAAAGTGAAGCGCTGGATATGGCCTGTAAATGGTCGAGTAATATCAAGTTTTTCAAATTCCCCACAGGGCAATAAGGGGATCGACATTAGCGGTAATAAAGGGAAACCTATAAAAGCCGCTGCCGATGGGCTTATTGTTTATGCGGGAAATGCGTTACGAGGTTATGGCAATCTAATAATAATAAAGCACAATGATGACTATCTAAGTGCATATGCTCATAACGATACACTGCGGGTTAAAGAACAACAAACCATTAAAGCAGGAACCGTAATAGCAACAATGGGCAACACTGGTACCGATAAAACCATGTTGCACTTTGAGATTCGATTTAGGGGCAAGTCGGTAAATCCACAACGGTATTTACCGAGAAATAAATAA
- a CDS encoding YqaA family protein has product MKIFTPLYNWTMRWAEHKFAPAILAILTFAESVFFPIPPDVLLAPMVLSKPERAWKLATLTTVSSVIGGVVGYLLGYLLFEPLIQPILIDFNYMDKFNHAMDWFKEYGVWVVFIAGFSPIPYKVFTLSAGFLQMLFIPFLIASTVGRGLRFFLVAGLIKAGGKPMEIKIRESVDLIGWVIVFLIVALYFVIN; this is encoded by the coding sequence ATGAAGATTTTTACACCGTTGTATAATTGGACCATGCGTTGGGCCGAGCATAAATTCGCGCCAGCCATCCTTGCAATATTAACCTTTGCTGAATCTGTGTTTTTTCCAATTCCTCCTGACGTGTTACTTGCCCCTATGGTGCTGTCTAAGCCAGAAAGAGCATGGAAATTAGCAACACTTACAACCGTTTCATCGGTAATTGGTGGTGTAGTCGGATATTTACTAGGTTATCTATTGTTTGAACCGCTTATTCAACCAATTTTAATTGACTTTAATTACATGGATAAATTTAACCATGCGATGGATTGGTTTAAAGAATATGGGGTTTGGGTGGTATTTATTGCTGGCTTTTCACCGATCCCTTATAAAGTTTTTACTTTAAGCGCAGGTTTCCTGCAAATGTTGTTTATTCCGTTTTTAATTGCGTCAACCGTTGGCAGAGGTTTACGCTTCTTTTTAGTTGCTGGTTTGATCAAAGCGGGTGGCAAGCCAATGGAGATTAAGATAAGAGAAAGCGTCGATTTGATTGGTTGGGTTATTGTGTTTCTAATCGTCGCATTATACTTTGTTATTAATTAA
- a CDS encoding protein-L-isoaspartate(D-aspartate) O-methyltransferase — translation MTQRISGKSQRSGEILAQQLYNSGIRNNAVLHAIANSPRHIFVPEILAHKAYDNTALPIGQGQTISQPYIVAKMTELILEQQGNENVLEIGTGSGYQTSILAQLFGKVYSVERIKTLQWQAKRRLQKIDLHNVSMKHGDGWKGWASKGPYKAIIVTAAASEIPTELLNQLSDGGKLIIPVGEQAQVLKLITRQGDNFIKQRIEAVKFVPLVPGDLL, via the coding sequence ATGACACAACGAATTAGCGGTAAATCTCAACGTAGCGGTGAGATTCTCGCTCAGCAATTATACAATTCTGGCATACGAAATAACGCTGTACTTCATGCTATTGCGAATAGTCCAAGACATATATTTGTACCTGAAATATTAGCCCATAAGGCTTATGACAATACTGCATTGCCTATTGGGCAAGGGCAAACTATTTCACAACCTTATATTGTTGCCAAAATGACCGAGCTTATTTTAGAGCAGCAAGGTAATGAAAATGTATTAGAAATAGGTACAGGATCAGGTTATCAAACATCGATTTTGGCACAATTGTTCGGCAAAGTTTATTCGGTTGAACGCATAAAAACATTACAATGGCAGGCAAAGCGTCGTTTGCAAAAAATTGATTTACACAATGTGTCAATGAAACATGGTGATGGTTGGAAAGGCTGGGCAAGTAAGGGTCCTTATAAAGCGATTATTGTTACCGCTGCCGCCAGTGAAATACCAACAGAGTTGCTCAACCAATTGAGCGATGGTGGTAAGCTAATCATTCCTGTGGGAGAGCAAGCTCAGGTATTAAAACTAATCACTAGGCAAGGTGATAACTTTATTAAACAAAGAATTGAAGCGGTAAAATTTGTTCCTCTTGTTCCAGGCGATTTGTTATGA
- the surE gene encoding 5'/3'-nucleotidase SurE encodes MKILVSNDDGVNALGIKVLNDELARFAETLVIAPDRNCSGASNSLTLLNPLRAETLANGFVSVNGTPTDAVHLGISQIFDGQPDLVVAGINNGANLGDDVLYSGTVAAATEGRHMGLPAVAVSLVGKDQKHYQTAAIVAAKFIKRLKQHPLPSDQIININVPDLPLEQLKGVKVTRLGNRHKAETMRKMSDPWKRDIYWYGTLGNELDCGEGTDFHAISNGFASVTPLTIDMTAYSSMQQITDWMSELSL; translated from the coding sequence ATGAAAATATTAGTCAGTAATGATGATGGGGTAAATGCATTGGGGATCAAGGTTCTTAATGATGAGTTAGCTAGATTTGCTGAAACTTTAGTTATAGCCCCAGATCGAAATTGTAGTGGGGCAAGTAATTCTTTAACCTTGTTAAATCCACTACGAGCAGAAACTTTAGCCAATGGTTTTGTCTCTGTAAATGGTACGCCAACGGATGCTGTACATTTAGGTATAAGTCAAATTTTTGATGGTCAACCCGACTTAGTCGTCGCTGGCATTAACAATGGTGCAAATCTAGGTGATGACGTACTTTATTCTGGAACCGTAGCTGCTGCAACTGAAGGCCGACATATGGGGTTACCTGCTGTTGCTGTTTCTTTAGTCGGGAAAGATCAAAAGCACTACCAAACCGCGGCTATTGTTGCTGCTAAATTTATTAAACGGCTAAAACAACATCCATTACCTAGTGACCAAATTATCAATATTAATGTACCTGATTTACCTTTAGAGCAGTTAAAGGGCGTTAAAGTGACTCGACTAGGCAATAGACATAAAGCCGAAACCATGCGTAAAATGTCAGATCCGTGGAAACGCGATATATATTGGTATGGCACTTTAGGTAATGAATTAGATTGCGGTGAAGGTACTGATTTTCATGCAATCTCTAATGGTTTTGCATCAGTTACGCCATTAACAATAGATATGACTGCTTACAGTAGTATGCAACAAATAACAGATTGGATGAGTGAATTGAGTTTATGA
- the truD gene encoding tRNA pseudouridine(13) synthase TruD, whose amino-acid sequence MTNAVTELAYLYGKPKSCGDLRSCVDDFKVYEILPFEPGGEGEHLIIHIRKTGANTLFVARQLAKYFKVKDALVSYAGLKDRNAVTEQFFGIHLPGKTEYDLSDLNIEGVEVLSYKRHNKKLKTGALIGNRFELMLRNIDDIEDIKQRWNKILSSGVPNYFGEQRFGQQGNNLTAASELFNGKKVKDKKKRGFYLSAARSFLFNQFVSERIESEHFCSSMNGDVYMLSGSRSIFSQDEVDEAITKRLAEKDISITAPLWGSGDIATSNQALNFEQDLASNYNEFCQGLAKFGLKQERRSISLFLESGQLEVIDDAIKLSFFLPAGCYATTILRELLQYTDISQSHIEPNN is encoded by the coding sequence ATGACTAATGCAGTAACCGAGCTTGCTTATTTGTATGGTAAGCCAAAGAGTTGTGGTGATTTACGCAGTTGTGTTGACGATTTTAAGGTATATGAAATATTGCCTTTTGAGCCAGGTGGCGAAGGTGAACATTTAATCATTCATATTCGCAAAACAGGGGCTAATACTTTATTTGTTGCACGCCAGTTGGCCAAGTACTTTAAAGTGAAAGATGCTTTGGTATCTTACGCGGGATTGAAAGATAGAAATGCCGTCACAGAGCAATTCTTTGGTATTCATCTGCCAGGCAAAACTGAATATGATCTTAGCGATTTAAATATCGAAGGTGTAGAAGTATTATCTTACAAACGTCATAACAAGAAATTGAAAACCGGTGCATTAATTGGTAATCGCTTTGAATTAATGCTTAGAAATATTGATGATATTGAAGACATTAAGCAAAGATGGAATAAAATACTATCTTCAGGCGTTCCAAATTACTTTGGTGAACAGCGCTTTGGCCAACAAGGTAATAACTTAACTGCTGCGAGTGAACTGTTTAATGGTAAAAAAGTAAAAGATAAGAAGAAACGCGGTTTTTATTTGTCGGCTGCAAGGTCATTTTTATTTAATCAATTTGTTAGTGAACGAATTGAAAGCGAGCACTTTTGTTCTTCAATGAATGGCGATGTTTATATGCTCAGTGGTTCGCGCTCTATCTTTTCTCAAGATGAAGTTGATGAAGCGATAACAAAGCGGCTAGCTGAAAAAGATATTAGTATTACTGCGCCGCTTTGGGGATCTGGGGATATAGCGACTTCGAATCAAGCTTTGAATTTTGAGCAAGATTTAGCAAGTAATTATAATGAGTTTTGTCAAGGCTTAGCAAAGTTTGGTTTAAAACAAGAACGCAGAAGTATAAGTTTATTTTTGGAGTCCGGACAATTAGAAGTTATTGATGATGCCATAAAGTTGTCGTTCTTTTTACCTGCGGGCTGTTATGCCACCACTATTTTACGAGAGCTGTTGCAATATACTGATATCTCACAAAGCCATATTGAGCCAAATAACTAA
- the ispF gene encoding 2-C-methyl-D-erythritol 2,4-cyclodiphosphate synthase: protein MRIGHGFDVHKFGGTGPIVLAGVNIEFEHGFIAHSDGDVAIHALCDAILGALALADIGNHFPDTDADYENISSRILLRHVVSLMMERNYKIGNVDITIVAQAPKISPHLLAMREILSDDLQTQIGNVNVKATTTEKLGFEGRKEGISVHSVVLLKPASFKGSSND, encoded by the coding sequence ATGCGCATAGGACATGGTTTTGATGTTCATAAATTTGGTGGCACAGGACCAATAGTATTAGCCGGTGTTAATATAGAATTTGAACATGGCTTTATTGCCCACTCTGATGGTGATGTTGCTATTCATGCATTATGTGATGCCATTTTAGGGGCGTTAGCACTTGCAGATATTGGTAATCATTTTCCTGATACCGATGCGGATTATGAAAACATTTCTAGCCGAATCTTATTACGTCATGTTGTTTCTTTAATGATGGAACGTAATTATAAAATTGGAAATGTAGACATTACCATTGTGGCGCAAGCACCAAAAATCTCACCACACCTATTAGCGATGAGAGAAATTCTTAGTGACGATCTACAAACGCAAATTGGTAATGTAAACGTAAAAGCGACAACAACTGAAAAATTAGGTTTTGAAGGTAGAAAAGAAGGCATCTCTGTACATTCGGTGGTGTTACTTAAACCTGCTTCATTTAAAGGGAGTAGTAATGACTAA